In the genome of Synergistaceae bacterium, one region contains:
- a CDS encoding KpsF/GutQ family sugar-phosphate isomerase, translating into MTVLSLPWEREGNDLTDRELLEAGRSILAAEAAELDRAAKRIGPELAEAARIVFSCSGRLVTVGMGKSGIIGRKIAATLASLGTPSFFLHAAEGAHGDLGMVTRDDAALFISNSGTTAEVVSLLPHFKRLGAPIIAVTGGLDSPLARNADVVLDSSVRSEAGACAPNGEGSEGALNLAPLCSTTLQLALGDALAGMVTLLRGLRAEDFALFHPGGALGRRLLTRVRDVMGAGAKLPVVTEDVAVSDALFEMTSKGYGATVIVDGEGLIAGIFTDGDLRRLIGARGVECLSLPVGTVMTRNPSEIHPDKLAVEAVRVMEQREISAIIVADEGRPVGMVHLHELLQAGVA; encoded by the coding sequence ATGACCGTTCTCAGCCTCCCCTGGGAGAGAGAGGGGAACGACCTGACAGACCGCGAGCTGCTGGAGGCCGGGAGGTCGATACTGGCGGCCGAGGCGGCGGAGCTGGACAGGGCGGCCAAACGAATCGGCCCGGAGCTGGCGGAGGCGGCCCGGATCGTATTCTCCTGCTCGGGCAGGCTGGTGACGGTCGGCATGGGGAAGTCCGGCATCATCGGGCGAAAGATCGCGGCCACCCTCGCATCTCTGGGAACTCCCTCCTTCTTCCTTCACGCGGCAGAGGGGGCTCACGGCGACCTGGGGATGGTCACGCGGGACGACGCGGCACTCTTCATCAGCAACAGCGGGACCACCGCCGAGGTGGTGTCGCTGTTGCCGCACTTCAAGCGACTCGGCGCGCCGATAATCGCCGTCACCGGGGGGCTGGACTCGCCCCTGGCGAGGAACGCCGACGTGGTGCTCGACTCGTCCGTGCGATCGGAGGCGGGGGCGTGCGCTCCGAACGGCGAGGGGAGCGAGGGCGCGCTGAACCTGGCGCCCCTGTGCAGCACCACCCTTCAGCTGGCGCTGGGCGATGCTCTGGCCGGGATGGTCACGCTTCTGCGCGGGCTCAGGGCCGAGGATTTCGCCCTCTTTCACCCGGGCGGAGCGCTCGGGCGCAGGCTTCTGACCAGGGTGCGAGACGTGATGGGGGCCGGGGCCAAGCTGCCGGTGGTGACGGAGGACGTGGCTGTCAGCGACGCACTGTTCGAGATGACCAGCAAGGGTTACGGCGCTACCGTGATAGTCGACGGAGAGGGACTGATAGCCGGCATCTTCACGGACGGCGACCTCAGGCGGCTTATAGGCGCGCGCGGCGTGGAGTGCCTCTCCCTGCCGGTCGGCACTGTGATGACGAGAAACCCGTCGGAGATACACCCGGACAAGCTCGCTGTCGAGGCGGTGCGGGTGATGGAGCAGAGGGAGATCTCGGCGATAATAGTCGCCGACGAAGGCCGGCCGGTGGGAATGGTGCACCTGCACGAGCTGCTCCAGGCGGGGGTGGCCTGA
- the kdsA gene encoding 3-deoxy-8-phosphooctulonate synthase produces the protein MSSCAPEAVRIRDDSPECRWDFSIGEGRLALIAGPCSLESRELGLEIAGTVRGICRELGINYIFKASFDKANRTSLSSFRGPGLEEGLEQLARIRDEAGVPVLTDIHESWQAEPAAEAVDVLQIPAFLCRQTDLLLAASATGRPLNVKKAQFLSPDDMRHVVEKCRSGGASGLMLCERGTFMGYGRLVVDMTSLPIMRSLGCPVVFDATHSVQAPGAAGGASGGDRRLVQSLARSAVASGVDAVFLETHPFPERALSDGPNLVPLHRMRFLLEQLVELHDLVASRLGYSSLEWAEEGGAR, from the coding sequence ATGTCGTCGTGCGCACCGGAGGCCGTCCGTATAAGGGACGACTCCCCCGAGTGCAGGTGGGACTTTTCAATAGGAGAGGGAAGGCTCGCGCTGATCGCGGGGCCCTGCTCGCTCGAGAGCCGGGAGCTGGGGCTGGAGATCGCCGGGACGGTACGCGGCATCTGCCGCGAGCTGGGCATAAACTACATCTTCAAGGCATCCTTCGACAAGGCCAACCGGACGTCCCTATCCAGCTTTCGCGGCCCGGGGCTGGAGGAGGGGCTGGAGCAGCTGGCGCGGATCAGGGATGAGGCTGGCGTTCCGGTGCTGACGGACATTCACGAGTCGTGGCAGGCGGAACCCGCCGCCGAGGCGGTGGACGTGTTGCAGATTCCGGCGTTTCTATGCCGCCAGACCGACCTGCTGCTCGCCGCGTCCGCGACCGGAAGGCCGTTGAACGTCAAGAAGGCGCAGTTCCTCTCGCCGGACGATATGAGGCACGTGGTGGAAAAGTGCCGCTCCGGCGGTGCCTCCGGGCTGATGCTCTGCGAGAGGGGGACCTTCATGGGCTACGGGCGGCTTGTGGTGGACATGACCTCCCTGCCGATAATGAGGTCGCTCGGCTGCCCCGTGGTCTTCGACGCGACGCACAGCGTGCAGGCCCCCGGCGCGGCGGGCGGGGCATCCGGAGGGGACAGGCGGCTGGTGCAGTCGCTTGCCAGAAGCGCGGTGGCCTCCGGGGTGGACGCGGTATTCCTGGAGACTCACCCCTTCCCCGAGAGGGCGCTGAGCGACGGGCCGAACCTCGTCCCCCTGCACAGGATGCGCTTCCTGCTGGAGCAGTTGGTGGAGCTGCACGACCTCGTCGCCTCCCGGCTCGGGTACTCCTCGCTCGAATGGGCCGAGGAGGGAGGGGCGAGATGA